The following proteins are co-located in the Apium graveolens cultivar Ventura chromosome 5, ASM990537v1, whole genome shotgun sequence genome:
- the LOC141661242 gene encoding L-type lectin-domain containing receptor kinase IX.1-like, whose protein sequence is MLDLNFNTKLGDFGLARFVDHDKGSQTTIVAGTRGYMAPECFVTGQASRESDVFSFGVVALEIACGRKPIDIKLDESRKELVKWVWDLYGTEQILEAADPKLSGDYDEHEMKRLMIVGLWCAHPDRTIRPSIRQVIHVLNDLDASLPALPAKMPVATYFTPSDQSSTSLENSLATTQRSQTHSSGV, encoded by the coding sequence ATGTTAGATTTAAATTTCAACACTAAGCTAGGTGATTTCGGATTAGCCAGATTTGTTGATCATGATAAGGGCTCACAAACAACTATTGTGGCCGGGACACGAGGCTACATGGCCCCCGAATGTTTTGTCACAGGACAAGCTAGCAGGGAGTCGGATGTTTTCAGCTTCGGAGTTGTAGCATTGGAAATAGCATGTGGTCGAAAACCTATTGATATTAAGCTTGACGAAAGTCGGAAAGAGTTAGTAAAGTGGGTTTGGGACCTTTATGGAACGGAACAAATTCTTGAAGCAGCTGACCCAAAACTCTCTGGGGATTACGATGAGCATGAAATGAAACGATTGATGATTGTCGGGCTTTGGTGTGCACATCCAGATAGGACAATTAGGCCTTCCATCAGGCAAGTTATTCATGTTCTTAATGATCTTGATGCTTCATTGCCTGCTCTCCCAGCAAAAATGCCTGTGGCAACCTATTTCACACCCTCAGATCAGTCTTCTACGTCTTTAGAAAACAGTTTGGCCACTACCCAGAGAAGCCAAACTCATTCCTCAGGCGTGTAG